From Bos indicus isolate NIAB-ARS_2022 breed Sahiwal x Tharparkar chromosome X, NIAB-ARS_B.indTharparkar_mat_pri_1.0, whole genome shotgun sequence:
CCACTTCCAACCAGCCCCTTTTCCAACTTACACCACCAGGACACTGCCGCTCACTGTGAGCTCCTTCCCAACCGCTCCACGGTGAGGTTCGACATCTGGGGCCAGGGACCCACGGGCAATCTCTGCCTCCAAGGCGGACGGGAAAGGCACGCTTAGGGTGCTGATGGAGACGCGGTTAAGGTACCACCCACAAGGATTTGGAGCTCTGGGTCCTGTCTCAGGACCTCTTCCAGCCCCTCCGGGCCACTCGTAGCCCTAATCCAGCCCAACTACCCCGTTGCCCCGTGATCCCATTTCTGCCCCCGACTCACGCCACCCCGGCCCATCCCCGCTTCCAGTCTCCCTTCAGCTTTCTATTCTCTGCCCGCCCCAAGCGCCCTGGCCATTCCACCCCTCAGCAGCCCCTGAGCCGCCGGTCCGTTTGTCCCACCTCCCACCGCAGGCAGCCCCCAGCCCTATCTGCACTGCCCTTCGAGTAGGATACAATACGCATGGTCGGCTTCCCGGCCGTTCGGCCGGGGACCATGGGTCTCCGCCCAGCCCTGAAGAGTGCTGGGCCGGCGCGACACCCGGAGCTCCGTGGTCTGCAGCGGAAGCAGCACCCGCGCTGCGGGGGCCGCCCCGGCCACCCCCGACACCCCGCCGGCCCCGGCTTTCGGCGCCACCCGCCAGGCTGCCTGC
This genomic window contains:
- the LAGE3 gene encoding EKC/KEOPS complex subunit LAGE3, producing MQETGWDVGAGSLAGGAESRGRRGVGGGRGGPRSAGAASAADHGAPGVAPAQHSSGLGGDPWSPAERPGSRPCVFTLSVPFPSALEAEIARGSLAPDVEPHRGAVGKELTVSGSVLVVCWRAEDCRLLRISIVNFLDQLSLVMRTMQRFGPSVAR